The DNA window TTTGGTAAAAGTATACATAGACGATCAACAGGTAATCAATATAGCCGCTTCGTTAATGATCATTGCAGGCTTTTTTCAATTGTCAGATGGCATTCAGGTAGTAGGTTTGGGGGTGTTACGAGGCATAGGCGATGTAAACCTACCCACTGTCATCACCTTGGTATCTTATTGGTTCATTGCTTTGCCAGTGGGTTATGTCTTGTGCTTTCACTTCAATTGGGGTGTAGAAGGTATGTGGGTAGGGCTACTATTAGGGCTTACTGTCTCCGCTATTTTTCTCACCTTACGTTTTTACCGCCTGGTATATGCCAATCGCAAGCAAGAAGCCACAGTATATTAATTAGTTATGAATGGTAAGCCTCTGGTGCTTGTCAGAAAATATTACTGCTTTGTTGGTGGAATCTTTCAATGGGGAATAATCAACAGATGGTTGTTCCTTGACTAACTCTATGGAGTGAATCATTTTTTCCTCATTTTTTTTTAATGCTTCAAGTGCAGCTTTGGCGTGTGGATGCGTAGCATTGATATTTATTATAGGGGCAGGATAATCTTGACCAATAGTACATTTATAAAAAATTTGTTCAATGGTAGTCATCTTGCTCAAATCGTGAATGAGCCCTGCTGGAATGTTTTTAAGCTCAGGTACCCATTTTTTTATAAACTGGGCTTTAGGGTCACACTTTTTAGAGACTTTTATTGGGTTCAAAATTTTTACCTTATGGGTATCTACAGCTCCCGCTTGCGCCTGAAAGCGAACAAAGTGTACTCCTGGTTCATAGTCTAAAAACTGTTGGCCAAGGTAATGTACACCAGTGTGCCATGATTGCCACAAATGGTGGGTAAGAAAAGACACGATTAATGAGCGCATTTGGAAGTTTAGATACCCTGTTTGGCGTATACAACGCATGCTTGCATCCACCAAAGGAAAACCTGTTTGCCCATTTTTCCAAGCCTCCAAGAGGTCATTTTTGTGATTTTGTTCCAATTGTAGGTACGCCTCGTTCCCTGCCTCAAACTCCAGGTAATCTTCCATTTCAAATTTTTGTATGCATTGACAATGCATGCGCAAATGATGCAGGTATGTCTCGAAGTTGGCTCGATGAGGTGAGTCTATCATCAACTGTTGGCAATGCTGGTATACTTGCCGTACACTCAGGTTTCCCCATGCTAAATAAGGTGATAAATGGCTATTACTTTGGTTGCTTAATGCAGGTTGTTTATGTTGGGTAGTATATTGTACAATGCATTTTTTGCCAAATGCTTTGAGGTATTTTTGGGCACTGCGCATGCCTACTGGTTGGTAGTTTTTGGAGTAAAGGTGAATTTTTTGTCCGGTCACATAATCAAACAAAAAAGCAAAATCGGTCACTTCGTAAGGCATAGCCTTTAATTGGGCTAAGTTGGGCGTAGCCAGTGGTTCTTTCATGAATATTTGCCAATCTTGTGCCCAACCTCGACGATTTTTCCTGCCCCTTTGTATGCCGTTTTGTTCAAACTCTTGCCACTCTATGTCTTTTTGTTCAAAAAACTGTTGCATTTGACGGTCACGGTCATAAGTCAACCGAATGCCTGTTTCCTGATGCGAAAAAACTTTGTCAATTTGGTGGGTTTTTAATATATACTCGAATACATCAGGGACTTCAGCATGGAAGCAATGAAGCTTGACTTGATAGTCTTCCAGTTCAAAATTGAGGTCTTCTATAGATTGATACACAAATTGCCAATGGCGTATGTTCCAGTCAGGGCTTTGTTGCAAAGAGGGTTCAAAAACATACACAAGTAAAACAGGTAAACCCACTT is part of the Microscilla marina ATCC 23134 genome and encodes:
- a CDS encoding FAD-binding domain-containing protein — translated: MEQPKENADSTDTPVKDTSMINVVWFKRDLRLEDHAPLKAAIEVGLPVLLVYVFEPSLQQSPDWNIRHWQFVYQSIEDLNFELEDYQVKLHCFHAEVPDVFEYILKTHQIDKVFSHQETGIRLTYDRDRQMQQFFEQKDIEWQEFEQNGIQRGRKNRRGWAQDWQIFMKEPLATPNLAQLKAMPYEVTDFAFLFDYVTGQKIHLYSKNYQPVGMRSAQKYLKAFGKKCIVQYTTQHKQPALSNQSNSHLSPYLAWGNLSVRQVYQHCQQLMIDSPHRANFETYLHHLRMHCQCIQKFEMEDYLEFEAGNEAYLQLEQNHKNDLLEAWKNGQTGFPLVDASMRCIRQTGYLNFQMRSLIVSFLTHHLWQSWHTGVHYLGQQFLDYEPGVHFVRFQAQAGAVDTHKVKILNPIKVSKKCDPKAQFIKKWVPELKNIPAGLIHDLSKMTTIEQIFYKCTIGQDYPAPIININATHPHAKAALEALKKNEEKMIHSIELVKEQPSVDYSPLKDSTNKAVIFSDKHQRLTIHN